A stretch of Malus sylvestris chromosome 11, drMalSylv7.2, whole genome shotgun sequence DNA encodes these proteins:
- the LOC126591370 gene encoding L-type lectin-domain containing receptor kinase IX.1-like, whose protein sequence is MVAMIIASTLRSPKLHFLLVLFLLLTPPITPLNFSFSSFSGADFATILPEGDAYLDPQFLRLTKSAVDQEKSGSVGRATFRQPFLLRENATGKLADFTTNFIFAIDSNHSVNYGDGLAFFIAPNGSFLNATLGKGSSLGLPFDSTPSNDTSIVRNQYPFVAVEFDIFPNGKQPAFDDPNFPHVGIDVNSLNSSITSCWDGGIMVGKPNSATVTYNSTTKNLSLAVTSFDYNYIELEMKHIYYIIDLNDYLPDWVVVGFSASTGSSVSLQKIISWNFTSTSLVDHEVDAAPPPAVVAVPASNPMAGSAYRSKRIGLVIGLGVGGCAVVVGGLGLVLFILWKKRETGESSDEDPVVHELVDNDFEKGAGPRKFSYRELAQATNNFGEEEMLGEGGFGGVYKGVIPDLKSPVAVKRMSRGSKQGLKEYVSEVKIISRLRHRNLVQLIGWCHERKFLLVYEFMPKGSLDSHLFKEQSVLTWEARYKIAQGLASGLFYLHQQWEQCVLHRDIKSSNIMLDANFSSKLGDFGLARLVDHGQEPQTTALAGTLGYMAPEYVVTGKASKESDVYSFGIVALEICCGRKSIDPKFGSSKVNLVEWVWELYGEERVIEAADPKLCGDFDGQQMECLMIVGLWCAHPDYKMRPSIQQAIQGLNFEAPLPNLPSKMPVATYFAPPRSLSKSGGASGSQGGQTESSG, encoded by the coding sequence ATGGTTGCCATGATCATTGCATCCACACTCCgatctccaaagcttcacttccTACTTGTTCTCTTCCTTCTCTTAACCCCTCCTATAACACCATTAAACTTCAGCTTCTCCAGCTTCAGTGGTGCTGACTTCGCCACTATACTTCCAGAGGGCGATGCGTATTTGGACCCCCAATTCCTCCGCCTCACCAAAAGCGCTGTGGACCAAGAAAAGAGCGGCAGTGTCGGCCGAGCCACTTTCCGCCAACCCTTCCTCCTCCGGGAAAACGCGACCGGAAAACTGGCTGATTTCACCACCAATTTTATCTTCGCCATCGACTCCAATCACAGCGTTAACTATGGCGACGGCCTCGCGTTCTTCATAGCCCCAAATGGCTCCTTCCTCAACGCCACACTAGGCAAGGGTAGCAGTCTCGGCCTCCCTTTCGACTCCACACCTTCAAACGACACCAGTATTGTGAGGAATCAGTACCCTTTTGTGGCGGTGGAGTTTGATATCTTCCCAAACGGGAAGCAGCCAGCCTTCGACGACCCCAACTTCCCTCATGTAGGTATCGACGTCAACTCCCTCAACTCTTCTATTACCAGCTGCTGGGATGGCGGTATAATGGTTGGCAAACCAAATAGTGCTACCGTTACTTATAATTCCACTACAAAAAATCTTAGTCTAGCCGTCACTAGTTTTGATTACAATTATATCGAACTAGAGATGAAACATATTTACTATATTATTGATCTGAATGATTATCTGCCTGATTGGGTCGTTGTGGGGTTCTCTGCTTCAACGGGTAGCTCTGTTTCTCTTCAGAAGATCATCTCATGGAATTTCACTTCCACTTCACTCGTTGATCACGAGGTTGATGCTGCACCACCACCGGCGGTGGTTGCAGTTCCTGCATCAAACCCCATGGCTGGTTCTGCTTATCGAAGTAAGCGCATAGGACTAGTAATTGGGTTGGGAGTTGGAGGATGTGCTGTCGTGGTTGGTGGGTTGGGTTTGGTTTTGTTCATTTTGTGGAAGAAGAGGGAAACAGGAGAAAGTAGTGATGAAGATCCCGTGGTTCATGAATTGGTTGACAACGACTTTGAAAAGGGGGCTGGTCCCAGGAAGTTTTCGTATAGGGAATTGGCTCAGGCGACGAATAACTTTGGTGAGGAAGAAATGCTTGGAGAGGGAGGATTTGGTGGGGTTTACAAGGGCGTTATACCAGACTTGAAGTCACCCGTTGCTGTTAAGAGGATGTCGAGGGGTTCTAAACAAGGACTGAAGGAGTATGTCTCGGAAGTGAAGATCATTAGTCGACTTAGGCATCGCAATCTTGTTCAACTGATTGGTTGGTGCCACGAAAGAAAATTTCTACTTGTGTATGAGTTCATGCCCAAAGGCAGCTTAGACTCTCATTTGTTCAAAGAGCAAAGCGTGTTAACTTGGGAGGCAAGATACAAAATTGCTCAAGGCTTGGCCTCCGGATTGTTCTACCTACACCAACAATGGGAGCAATGTGTGCTACATAGGGATATCAAGTCCAGCAATATTATGTTGGATGCGAACTTCAGTTCGAAGCTTGGGGATTTTGGGTTAGCAAGGCTTGTGGACCACGGACAAGAGCCGCAAACGACGGCATTGGCTGGAACCTTGGGTTACATGGCTCCCGAATATGTTGTCACAGGAAAGGCTAGCAAGGAATCAGATGTCTACAGCTTTGGAATTGTTGCTTTGGAGATTTGTTGCGGGAGAAAATCTATCGATCCAAAGTTTGGAAGTAGTAAGGTCAATCTGGTTGAGTGGGTTTGGGAGCTTTATGGAGAGGAGAGAGTTATTGAAGCAGCTGACCCAAAATTATGTGGAGATTTTGATGGGCAACAAATGGAGTGCCTGATGATTGTTGGCTTGTGGTGTGCTCATCCGGACTACAAGATGAGGCCTTCAATACAACAAGCCATTCAAGGGCTCAACTTTGAGGCTCCATTGCCGAATCTCCCATCAAAGATGCCGGTGGCCACCTATTTTGCTCCTCCGAGATCGCTCTCAAAGTCGGGTGGTGCTTCTGGTTCTCAAGGAGGGCAAACTGAATCTTCAGGCTAA
- the LOC126588827 gene encoding probable aminotransferase TAT2, translating to MENRTSDLQAAPVDTTSTTITIKGILSLLLQNVDENDGRRLISLGMGDPTAFSCFHTTHVSQEAVVDALQSDKFNGYAPTVGLPQTRRAIAEYLSRDLPYKLTSDDVFVTSGCTQAIDVALAMLARPGANILLPKPCFPIYELCSAFRHLEIRHFDLLQENAWEVDLDAVETLADHNTVAMVIINPGNPCGNVYSYQHLEKIAETAKKLRIPVIADEVYGHLAFGDKPFVPMGVFGSTVPVLTLGSLSKRWIVPGWRLGWFVTTDPCGMFRIPKVIERIKKYFDILGGPATFIQAAVPRILQQTEEAFFKKTLYLLKQSSDICCDRINEIPCLTCPSKPEGSMAVMVKLDLSLLEDINDDIEFCFKLVKEENVIFLPGTAVGLTSWIRVTFAADPSSIEEALRRTKSFYQRHARKL from the exons ATGGAAAACCGCACCTCGGACCTCCAAGCTGCACCAGTGGACACCACTTCTACGACAATCACCATCAAAGGCATCCTCAGCTTGCTGCTGCAGAATGTCGACGAAAACGACGGCAGACGCCTGATTTCTTTGGGCATGGGCGACCCGACTGCCTTCTCTTGCTTCCACACGACGCATGTTTCGCAGGAAGCTGTAGTCGACGCCCTCCAGTCCGACAAGTTCAATGGCTATGCACCCACTGTTGGTCTTCCTCAAACCAGAAG AGCAATTGCTGAGTATCTGTCTCGTGATCTTCCATACAAGTTAACATCTGATGATGTTTTTGTCACATCTGGTTGCACACAAGCCATTGATGTCGCGTTGGCAATGCTTGCTCGCCCCGGTGCCAATATCTTGCTTCCAAAGCCATGCTTCCCTATTTATGAACTTTGTTCTGCTTTTAGACATCTTGAAATTCGACATTTCGATCTCCTGCAAGAGAATGCATGGGAGGTTGACCTTGATGCTGTTGAAACTCTTGCAGATCACAACACGGTTGCAATGGTAATTATAAACCCCGGGAATCCTTGTGGGAATGTGTACAGTTACCAACATCTGGAGAAG ATCGCAGAAACTGCAAAAAAGCTCCGAATTCCTGTAATTGCTGATGAAGTTTATGGGCATCTTGCTTTTGGGGATAAACCATTTGTGCCAATGGGAGTTTTTGGATCAACTGTTCCGGTTCTTACTCTCGGGTCCCTGTCAAAGAGATGGATAGTTCCTGGATGGCGACTTGGTTGGTTTGTGACGACTGATCCATGTGGCATGTTTAGAATACCCAAG GTTATTGAGCGCATCAAGAAGTATTTTGACATCTTGGGAGGGCCTGCAACTTTCATTCAG GCAGCAGTTCCTCGCATCCTTCAACAAACCGAAGAGGCTTTCTTCAAGAAAACTCTCTATTTGCTGAAGCAGTCCTCAGACATTTGCTGTGATAGGATAAATGAGATCCCTTGTCTTACCTGTCCGAGCAAACCAGAAGGATCCATGGCCGTAATG GTGAAACTAGACCTTTCGCTACTGGAAGATATCAATGATGATATCGAGTTTTGTTTCAAGCTCGTCAAAGAGGAAAACGTTATCTTTCTTCCAG GAACAGCAGTAGGGCTGACCAGTTGGATACGCGTTACATTTGCTGCTGATCCATCTTCCATTGAAGA